CAATCCATTCACAGTCACATATAGATACAATAATACATGTCTCCCACTTCCTACAGTCCTATTTCCTATAATAATACTATATATGCGAGAGGACCATATGATACAGTCATATATAGATACATATATCACTATATTGCTAGTAAACATGGCGGCTAGAGCCGGGGTTTATTTGCTGGTCTTCATGAGTCTTGTCACTGCAGAATCCTCTATAACCCCGTCAGAGTTCATCAGGTCCTCATGCAGAGCTACTCGCTATCCTGTTTTATGTGTTCAATGTCTCATGGGGTATGCGAGTGTGATTGGCCAAAGCGAGCGACAACTAACGATAACTGCTCTATCAGTGAGCATATCTAGGACACGATCGAGTGCATCGTTTGTAAAGAAGATATCAAAAGCAAGAGGCATCAAGCCAAGGGAGTACAGAGCCGTACAAGACTGCATAGAAAACATGGGTGACAGTTTGGACAGTCTTAGCCAATCGGTTAGGGAGTTAGGCAGTATTGGTCATGCTGTTGGAGAGGACTTTGTGTGGCACATGACCAACGTGCAGACTTGGGTCAGTGCTGCACTTACTGATGATAACACTTGTCTTGATGGCTTTGCTGGTCCTTCCATGAATGGAATTGTTAAGGCTGCCATCAAGGACAGGGTTGTCAATGTTGCTCAAGTTACCAGCAACACACTCGCTTTGGTTAATCGCTTTGCCTCAAGCCATCGAACTGCAGAAACTCCTTAAATCGTTCTGTTGTACTTGTTCAACTGTTTTGTCAATGTTTTCCCTCAACTGATGAAAAGTCTCTCTTCTCAAAATCTAGATTCAGTCTTGTGTGGTTCTTTTTGATGCATGATGTATACAAAAATCATATTCTGAGGGTATTTGTGTAATATAGGTGTTTCTTATGGTGTATTGAAACAGGTTTCTGTATTGAAGAATGTGAAATTACTGTTTAGAATTCATCAATCTAGTTTCAGTGAACGAGTTTATGAATCTTTTGATTTCAGGATAATTGTGCTGAGTTTTTCTATATCCACTGCTAGCTTCTGCACTGTGCACTAACATTAGTAGTTGGacatatcaaaaaaaaaaaaaacactagttGTTGGAATACAAAATTCTATTTCTAGTTTTACACCAAAGTGCTTGTTCCATCTTTTAAGACAATTGCTTGTTCACTTTTTGAGTATTTATTTTGTTACACTTCTCTTCCATCATATTTACATCTTCTGTCTCTTAAATCTAGACTTAATCAAAATACCACTTGGTAACTTTAGCAAATTTGAATCATTGGATGAAAATATAACGACTAACATTTCAAATTTGTGGAGGAAAAATATGAGTCGTTTAATCTTCATCTGGTTTCACATTGTAGACAATAATGATTgtcattttttacaataatatgtacCAAtcatctctcttccttttttcttttctttttcttccttctttatATTGCAAATCACAAATCCTACTTTCTCTTCCCCtacttctttttcttatcttttttatctttcttctCTACATCTTTTACTAACCAACCAAGTAACCAACATCAAATTTTGATGCACATTACAAGTAACCAAGGTGTGAGAATCTTTCTTATTGAAACATTAACTTAATCAATTGTATCTGTGGCACTAGAAATAGTATTCTATACGAGATATCCCCACATAGATGCACATTACAACACTATTGTTGAATGGTTATTGAATACAAGTTACAACTTATATCACCATTCTTTACTGAAAAACATAATCTAACCAAAAATAATCTAACTGAAAAACATTATGCCACTTAATATGAAAGCACACTTCTGTCAGAGTGGCAACAGAGTAAATCTGCTTTCCAAACCCTCAATGACAGCATTTACTAATTACCTAGCTCCATATAATCTAAGATTTACATAATCaaagatttatata
Above is a genomic segment from Medicago truncatula cultivar Jemalong A17 chromosome 5, MtrunA17r5.0-ANR, whole genome shotgun sequence containing:
- the LOC11427094 gene encoding 21 kDa protein; the protein is MREDHMIQSYIDTYITILLVNMAARAGVYLLVFMSLVTAESSITPSEFIRSSCRATRYPVLCVQCLMGYASVIGQSERQLTITALSVSISRTRSSASFVKKISKARGIKPREYRAVQDCIENMGDSLDSLSQSVRELGSIGHAVGEDFVWHMTNVQTWVSAALTDDNTCLDGFAGPSMNGIVKAAIKDRVVNVAQVTSNTLALVNRFASSHRTAETP